The proteins below are encoded in one region of Cololabis saira isolate AMF1-May2022 chromosome 21, fColSai1.1, whole genome shotgun sequence:
- the nacc1a gene encoding nucleus accumbens associated 1, BEN and BTB (POZ) domain containing a isoform X3 has protein sequence MAQTLQMAIPNFGNNVLECLNEQRLQGLYCDVSVVVKGHAFKAHRAVLAASSSYFRDLFSSSNCSSGTGGSGNETNPTVVELPPAVQPQSFQQILAFCYTGRLSMTVGDQFLLMYTAGFLQIQQIMEKGTEFFLKVSSPSCDSQGLHAEEAPPSEPQSPVTQTSNSAGRPASSLTPLPLVSRVKLEQHTGQPEAAAPYSVVCTPVAKRLWEGGSSRDGGGPGSGGGGGARKAARYSQEALRGSAIQSPGALGMAMGMGVTTTSLAGMVASGGISGGTNGSSAAAPGVSEGASPGTLSTYASDSPISYHDDEEEEEGTDESAEEQYRQICNMYTMYSMLNMGAAAAGERVEALPDHTETRGRMRGRDLTCLPAELVAQIGNRCHPKLYEEGDPAEKLELVSGTSVYISRAQLMNCHVSAGTRHKVLLRRLLAAFFDRNTLANSCGTGIRSSTNDPSRKPLDNRVLHAVKFYCQNFATSFKESEMNAIAADMCTNARRVVRKSWIPKLKLLMAESDAYSAFLPDGVKTEDDTLGADPGFDPTSLEATGGASMESGGSSGESLPSVSGDGGSLF, from the exons ATGGCCCAGACCCTCCAAATGGCGATCCCGAACTTTGGCAACAACGTTTTAGAGTGTCTAAATGAGCAGCGGCTGCAGGGCCTCTACTGCGATGTGTCCGTTGTGGTCAAGGGCCATGCATTCAAG GCTCATCGAGCTGTTCTTGCTGCGAGCAGCTCTTATTTCCGAGACCTCTTCAGCAGCAGCAACTGCAGCAGTGGTACAGGTGGTAGCGGTAATGAGACGAACCCCACCGTAGTGGAGCTCCCGCCAGCTGTGCAGCCCCAGAGCTTCCAACAGATTTTGGCTTTCTGCTACACGGGTCGTCTCAGCATGACAGTGGGAGACCAGTTTCTTCTCATGTACACTGCAGGCTTCCTGCAGATTCAGCAAATCATGGAAAAGGGCACTGAATTCTTCCTCAAG GTATCCTCCCCCAGTTGTGACTCCCAGGGTCTTCACGCTGAGGAAGCCCCGCCCTCAGAGCCCCAGAGTCCTGTAACACAGACCAGCAACAGCGCAGGCCGACCTGCCTCCAGCCTGACACCGCTGCCTCTGGTATCACGAGTGAAGTTGGAGCAGCACACTGGCCAGCCGGAAGCAGCGGCTCCTTATTCCGTGGTTTGCACTCCCGTAGCCAAGCGGCTTTGGGAGGGTGGCAGCAGCCGAGATGGGGGTGGGCCCGGttcgggaggaggaggaggggccaGAAAGGCAGCACGTTATTCGCAGGAGGCACTGCGGGGCAGTGCGATCCAGAGCCCCGGAGCCCTGGGAATGGCCATGGGCATGGGTGTCACCACAACCAGCCTGGCAGGCATGGTGGCCAGTGGTGGGATCAGTGGGGGCACCAATGGGAGCTCTGCAGCAGCGCCTGGTGTGTCAGAGGGTGCTAGCCCAGGAACCCTGAGTACCTACGCTAGTGACTCGCCCATCAGCTAccatgatgatgaagaggaagaagaagggacAGATGAAAGTGCAGAGGAGCAATATAGGCAAATCTGCAACATGTATACCATGTACAGCATGCTCAACATGGGAGCAGCAG CAGCTGGCGAGCGTGTTGAAGCTCTGCCAGACCACACAGAGACACGGGGTCGGATGCGAGGTCGAGATCTCACATGTCTTCCTGCTGAACTTGTCGCTCAGATAGGCAACCGCTGTCACCCCAAACTGTACGAGGAAGGAGACCCTGCTGAGAAGCTGGAGTTAGTCTCAG GAACTTCTGTGTACATATCGCGGGCCCAGCTAATGAACTGTCATGTGAGCGCGGGGACCAGACACAAGGTGCTGCTGAGGAGGCTGCTGGCTGCCTTCTTTGACAG GAATACTTTGGCCAATAGCTGTGGAACAGGCATTCGCTCGTCCACCAATGACCCAAGCCGCAAGCCACTGGACAACAGAGTGCTCCATGCGGTCAAAT TTTATTGCCAGAACTTCGCCACCAGCTTCAAAGAGAGCGAGATGAACGCCATTGCAGCGGACATGTGCACCAACGCTCGCCGAGTGGTACGCAAGAGCTGGATACCGAAGCTAAAGCTGTTAATGGCTGAGAGCGACGCCTACTCTGCTTTTCTACCTGACGGGGTCAAGACGGAGGACGACACACTGGGGGCCGACCCCGGCTTTGACCCCACCTCTCTGGAGGCCACCGGCGGCGCCAGCATGGAATCAGGTGGCTCTTCGGGTGAATCTCTGCCGAGCGTCAGCGGCGACGGAGGATCGCTGTTTTGA
- the ier2a gene encoding immediate early response gene 2 protein produces MLQTTCDMEVSAEAKRIMVVALGKLYSSRTQRGGVRLHRSLLLSLVMKSARDIYHAAQPAEDSVAADQPQCTVEETEYTEPGGARDPGGPAAAPGGPSTLNTRKRRGKAAAEPDFLPCKKAKLEHGLYSCSVLVDYVKCSSNLGPSSSPIHLHTAIAAC; encoded by the coding sequence ATGCTTCAAACAACCTGTGACATGGAGGTCAGCGCGGAGGCCAAGAGGATCATGGTGGTGGCTCTGGGGAAACTGTACAGCTCCCGCACGCAGCGCGGGGGGGTGCGGCTGCACCGCAGCCTGCTGCTGTCCCTGGTCATGAAGTCCGCCCGGGACATCTACCACGCGGCGCAGCCGGCGGAGGACAGCGTTGCTGCGGACCAGCCGCAGTGCACGGTGGAGGAGACGGAGTACACGGAGCCGGGGGGAGCCCGGGACCCCGGGGGTCCGGCTGCTGCCCCCGGCGGCCCCAGCACGCTCAACACGCGGAAAAGACGCGGCAAGGCGGCGGCGGAGCCGGACTTCCTGCCCTGCAAGAAAGCCAAACTCGAACACGGACTTTACTCCTGTTCGGTTCTGGTGGACTACGTGAAGTGCAGCAGTAACCTGGGGCCTTCCTCGTCCCCCATACACCTCCACACGGCCATAGCGgcgtgctga